A single Leptolyngbya sp. FACHB-261 DNA region contains:
- a CDS encoding penicillin-binding protein 2 → MTWAVLMLAVTVLVLRLVQVQGFQASDLRRQAQAQQTASLQTLTPRRPIVDRQGQVLAMDELVYTLYAHPPLFHAALAHLASVLAPLLNRSELELSTQLQQPETTLTLASTLSESQAKRIAALQLAGLELVPKWRRRYPNGEVAATALGYVDLDHQAQAGLELSQAALLQLPAPQIQARQTGQGLLESASLPAGFSRIDTSQLQLSLDLNWQRLTQNLLHQTVTQYAAKRGCVIVMDPLTGEIRVLASEPTYNPNHYYDAAVEQFKTWAATDLFEPGSTFKPINLAIALEAGAIQPSDQVEDSGRMTVAGEPIENFDYATAGAVGPSSLTDVLRRSSNVGMVRIMQRLKPETYYSWLRWIGLEQPTGVDLPLETTGQLKPAEEFLNSGLEPAVAAFGQGLELSPLKLIQLAAAVANGGWLIRPHLVTGLRRADGPTHWQPEEPPARQIFSPTSTQAVMAMMKAVVEQGTGQSARLPGYSLAGKTGTAQKATADGQYGTAPIVSFVGLLPIEAPCLAILVVVDEPQGDDASGSTVAAPLAKAVLEQILAVQGIAPAPPSNAAPTPTAPKPTAASAPEASPNAPNSDTTRADEISADEISADETGAESQF, encoded by the coding sequence GTGACCTGGGCAGTATTGATGCTGGCTGTCACGGTGCTGGTGCTGCGGCTGGTCCAGGTTCAGGGGTTCCAGGCTTCAGATCTACGTCGTCAAGCTCAAGCTCAACAAACGGCCAGCCTTCAAACCTTAACCCCCCGTCGTCCCATCGTGGATCGGCAGGGTCAAGTGCTGGCGATGGACGAATTAGTCTACACCCTCTACGCCCACCCACCACTGTTTCACGCTGCCCTCGCCCATTTAGCGAGTGTTTTAGCGCCCTTGTTGAACCGTTCTGAACTAGAGCTGAGCACTCAGTTGCAGCAACCGGAAACGACCTTAACCTTGGCCTCAACCCTCTCGGAAAGCCAAGCTAAACGCATCGCCGCGCTGCAACTGGCGGGGCTAGAACTGGTGCCGAAATGGCGGCGGCGCTACCCCAACGGCGAGGTAGCTGCCACAGCTCTGGGGTACGTGGACCTAGACCACCAAGCCCAAGCGGGTCTCGAACTCAGCCAAGCGGCCCTGTTGCAATTACCCGCCCCCCAGATCCAGGCGCGCCAAACCGGGCAGGGGCTATTGGAGAGCGCTAGCTTACCAGCCGGTTTTAGTCGGATTGACACCAGCCAACTGCAGCTCAGCCTGGATCTCAACTGGCAACGCCTCACTCAAAATTTGCTGCACCAGACCGTGACTCAATATGCGGCCAAGCGGGGCTGTGTCATCGTCATGGATCCGCTGACGGGCGAAATTCGGGTACTGGCCAGCGAACCCACCTACAACCCTAATCATTACTACGACGCAGCAGTTGAACAGTTCAAGACTTGGGCGGCTACCGACTTGTTCGAGCCCGGTTCTACCTTCAAGCCCATCAACCTGGCAATTGCGCTAGAAGCAGGGGCCATTCAGCCCAGCGATCAGGTAGAGGACAGTGGCCGAATGACCGTTGCAGGAGAGCCAATCGAGAATTTTGACTATGCCACAGCTGGAGCGGTTGGGCCTTCGAGCCTCACCGACGTTCTGCGCCGCTCTAGCAATGTCGGTATGGTGCGCATCATGCAACGTCTGAAGCCAGAGACTTATTATAGTTGGTTGCGCTGGATTGGTTTAGAGCAGCCGACCGGCGTTGACCTGCCCCTGGAAACAACCGGTCAATTGAAGCCTGCTGAGGAGTTTTTGAACTCAGGACTGGAACCAGCTGTCGCCGCGTTTGGCCAAGGCTTGGAGTTGTCTCCGCTCAAACTGATCCAGTTGGCAGCAGCAGTAGCGAATGGCGGTTGGCTCATACGCCCTCATTTAGTGACGGGTTTGCGTCGGGCCGATGGGCCAACTCATTGGCAGCCGGAGGAGCCACCAGCCCGACAAATCTTTTCACCCACTTCGACCCAGGCCGTTATGGCCATGATGAAAGCCGTGGTCGAGCAGGGAACTGGGCAGAGCGCTCGCTTGCCGGGTTATTCTTTGGCAGGCAAAACGGGAACCGCACAAAAGGCAACCGCGGACGGCCAATATGGGACAGCACCGATTGTCAGTTTTGTCGGGTTACTTCCCATTGAGGCACCGTGCCTTGCCATTTTGGTTGTAGTCGACGAACCGCAAGGCGATGATGCCTCCGGCTCTACGGTAGCAGCACCACTCGCTAAGGCTGTATTGGAGCAAATTCTAGCAGTGCAAGGAATTGCCCCCGCCCCGCCTTCTAACGCTGCTCCTACCCCTACTGCGCCTAAACCGACAGCAGCCTCTGCGCCTGAGGCAAGCCCTAATGCACCTAACTCTGATACAACTAGGGCTGATGAGATTAGCGCTGATGAAATTAGTGCCGATGAGACGGGCGCTGAAAGCCAGTTTTAA
- a CDS encoding WD40 repeat domain-containing protein, translating to MHDANQSPFEPLSDQVRPDQKQPDQKLQDHWQAALNQAQEREAKLRWQLEQSEQRRKQAMSREWALRALSLLSQDWQIAFLVAMAALEVYPSIEAQNSLRRILAGPRLRAQLSGHANQVWQGAWSPDGQLILTVSNDHTARLWHGVTGEALAVLTGHEGAVWQGAWSPDAQQILTVSDDHTARLWDRSGRLYRCLEQHRGPVNCGIWSPDGQGLATASSDRCIRLWDSQGQETMTLTGHQAAIWHLAWQPGRQRLVSVSSDHTARLWDLQQGQLTVLVAHEAAVNYAEWSADGRRLLTVGEDCTVRLWSEAGEERAVLQGHSDLVSHATWSSDGSTILTAEADGTVCLWEADGSLRTTIQAHQGAVNQAIWSPDSSHFLTVSNDHTARLWDETGQALAELHGHHDWVNRGAWSPAGDRCLTLSNDGNVRLWEAAFQEVALLDQHRGPVWTGNWSPDGSLLLTTSDDRTAQIWASSEQTYDLIQVLSEHTGPIWNGSWSPDSSRLLTVSDDGTACLWDRTGQLQLRLVGHQGPIWNGAWSPNGQQILTVSADQTARLWETRQGQELCQLQGHQASVWHGAWSPDGAQILTSSLDNTARLWHLHNPAQAATQLHGHQGSVWHGAWSPDSRRVLTVSFDGTARLWDRTGTALSTLQGHQNSVLHGAWSPDGSAILTVSADHTARIWDAEGNLVTCLQGHQDVVRYGAWSPDSQQVVTVSDDHTARIWRREGQELAQLQGHQSAVVHASWSPDGQLVLTTSSDQTARLWYATVEGLWQLARPYRIRSLTTQECQQFLGLSQQEYQQLICS from the coding sequence ATGCATGATGCCAACCAATCTCCCTTTGAGCCTTTGTCAGATCAAGTGCGACCAGACCAAAAGCAACCAGACCAAAAGCTACAGGACCATTGGCAAGCAGCCCTCAACCAAGCTCAAGAACGGGAAGCCAAACTGCGCTGGCAACTAGAGCAGAGTGAGCAGCGCCGCAAGCAAGCGATGTCCCGAGAATGGGCATTGCGAGCACTATCTTTGCTCTCGCAGGATTGGCAAATTGCGTTTCTAGTGGCGATGGCAGCACTAGAGGTCTATCCCAGCATTGAGGCCCAAAACAGCCTGCGGCGTATTCTCGCGGGTCCCCGTTTGCGTGCCCAGCTCAGTGGTCATGCCAATCAGGTTTGGCAGGGGGCTTGGAGTCCTGATGGTCAACTGATCCTGACGGTTAGCAACGATCACACGGCCCGACTTTGGCATGGTGTGACTGGGGAGGCGCTTGCCGTTCTTACTGGTCATGAGGGTGCAGTCTGGCAAGGAGCTTGGAGCCCTGACGCTCAGCAAATCCTGACCGTGAGCGATGATCACACGGCCCGGCTGTGGGATCGTAGTGGTCGGCTTTACCGTTGTCTGGAGCAGCATCGAGGCCCGGTAAACTGCGGGATCTGGAGCCCCGATGGCCAAGGGTTAGCAACAGCCAGCAGCGATCGCTGCATCCGACTCTGGGACTCCCAGGGCCAGGAGACCATGACCTTAACCGGGCATCAAGCGGCAATCTGGCACTTAGCTTGGCAACCGGGTCGTCAGCGGCTAGTGAGTGTCAGCTCCGATCACACAGCTCGGCTGTGGGATCTTCAGCAGGGCCAGCTCACGGTTTTAGTTGCCCATGAAGCTGCGGTTAATTATGCAGAGTGGAGCGCCGATGGGCGACGGCTGCTCACGGTTGGCGAGGACTGCACGGTTCGCCTCTGGTCTGAGGCTGGGGAGGAGCGAGCCGTTCTACAAGGCCACTCCGATCTGGTTTCCCATGCCACTTGGAGCAGTGATGGCTCAACGATTTTGACCGCAGAGGCCGATGGCACCGTCTGCCTCTGGGAAGCAGATGGTAGCCTGCGAACCACGATTCAGGCTCACCAAGGTGCCGTTAATCAAGCCATTTGGAGTCCCGATAGCAGCCATTTTCTGACGGTCAGCAACGACCACACAGCTCGCCTCTGGGACGAGACCGGCCAAGCCTTAGCAGAACTGCACGGCCATCACGATTGGGTCAACCGAGGTGCCTGGAGCCCAGCCGGGGACCGCTGTCTAACCTTGAGCAATGATGGCAATGTGCGTTTGTGGGAGGCCGCCTTCCAGGAAGTGGCGCTGCTCGATCAGCACCGGGGACCAGTTTGGACAGGCAATTGGAGCCCCGATGGCAGCCTGCTCTTGACCACCAGTGACGATCGAACCGCTCAGATTTGGGCTAGTTCAGAGCAGACTTATGACCTAATTCAAGTTTTGAGCGAGCATACAGGTCCTATTTGGAACGGCAGTTGGAGCCCGGACAGCAGTCGGCTCCTCACTGTTAGTGATGATGGTACAGCTTGCCTGTGGGACCGCACTGGTCAGTTGCAACTGCGTCTGGTCGGCCATCAGGGACCTATCTGGAACGGGGCATGGAGCCCAAACGGCCAGCAGATCCTCACGGTCAGCGCTGATCAGACCGCACGGCTATGGGAGACCCGACAAGGCCAAGAACTCTGCCAATTGCAAGGCCATCAAGCCTCGGTCTGGCACGGAGCCTGGAGTCCCGATGGTGCACAAATCCTGACCAGCAGCTTGGACAACACGGCTCGTCTCTGGCATCTGCACAACCCAGCACAGGCAGCGACCCAACTGCATGGCCACCAAGGTTCGGTCTGGCATGGAGCTTGGAGCCCGGATAGTAGGCGAGTTTTGACTGTCAGTTTTGATGGCACCGCTCGACTTTGGGACCGCACTGGCACCGCCCTGAGTACCTTACAAGGTCATCAGAATTCTGTCCTACATGGAGCCTGGAGCCCCGATGGCAGCGCGATTTTGACCGTGAGCGCTGACCACACGGCCCGGATCTGGGATGCTGAGGGCAATTTAGTCACCTGTTTGCAAGGACACCAGGATGTCGTGCGCTACGGCGCTTGGAGCCCTGATAGCCAACAGGTTGTCACGGTGAGCGACGACCATACAGCCCGGATCTGGCGCCGCGAGGGACAGGAGCTAGCCCAGCTCCAGGGACATCAGAGCGCTGTGGTTCACGCCAGCTGGAGCCCTGATGGTCAGCTAGTCCTGACGACCAGTTCTGACCAGACAGCACGCTTGTGGTACGCAACGGTTGAGGGCTTGTGGCAGCTGGCCCGTCCCTACCGGATTCGCTCGCTCACCACCCAGGAGTGCCAACAGTTTCTGGGCTTATCGCAGCAAGAGTACCAGCAGTTGATTTGCAGTTAG